In a genomic window of Leishmania mexicana MHOM/GT/2001/U1103 complete genome, chromosome 30:
- a CDS encoding putative ADP-ribosylation factor produces the protein MGQWLASAFSSLMGKKEVRIVMVGLDAAGKTTIIYKLKLGEVVTTTPTIGFNVETVEYKNLKFTMWDVGGQQKLRSLWHYYYQGSNGVIFVVDSNDPERMMLAKEELDKILAEEELRNAVLLVFANKQDLPNALTTTQITEKLGLYNVRNRRWYIQGCCATTAQGLYEGLDWLSNNISATMQ, from the coding sequence ATGGGACAGTGGTTGGCCTCCGCCTTCAGCTCTCTTATGGGCAAAAAGGAGGTGCGCATTGTCATGGTCGGTCTTGATGCCGCCGGCAAGACCACCATTATCTACAAGCTGAAGCTGGGCGAGGTTGtcacgacgacgccgaccaTCGGCTTCAACGTCGAGACGGTCGAGTATAAGAACTTGAAATTCACCATGTGGGATGTGGGCGGTCAGCAGAAGCTGCGCTCGCTCTGGCATTACTACTACCAGGGCTCCAACGGCGTCATCTTCGTTGTGGACAGCAACGATCCGGAGCGCATGATGCTGGCGAAGGAAGAGCTGGACAAGATCTTggctgaggaggagctgcgtaATGCAGTGCTGCTCGTGTTCGCCAACAAGCAAGATCTGCCGAATGCGCTGACAACGACGCAGATTACAGAGAAGCTTGGCCTGTACAACGTCCGCAATCGCCGGTGGTACATACAGGGATGCTGCGCCACAACGGCGCAAGGCCTCTACGAAGGTCTCGACTGGCTGTCCAACAACATCTCTGCTACCATGCAATGA